The DNA region GGGCGCTCAGCCGGAACCGCGGCCGTCCGGGCCGCAGTCGTTCGACTCGATGTGGCGCGGCCTCGCACCCATCGGGCGCCATGCCGCGAGCGGCGGATACCGTCGGCACGCTTGGACCGGTGCCGACCTCGAGTGCCGTGCGTGGTTCCGTGCCCAGGCGGAGTCCCGGGGGCTCGTCCACGAGACCGACCGGAACGGCAACCAGTGGGCCTGGCTCGGCGACCCGCTCGCCGGTGACGCCGTCGTCACCGGCTCGCACCTGGACTCCGTGCCGGACGGGGGTGCCTTCGACGGCCCCCTCGGTGTGGTCTCCGCCTTCGCGGCCCTCGACGAACTCCGCCGCAGAGGAGCGGAGTTCGTGAAGCCGTTCGCCATCACCAACTTCGGCGACGAGGAGGGGGCCCGCTTCGGGCTCGCCTGCGTCGGCTCGCGGCTCGCAGCCGGTCAGCTGACCGCGCAGAAGGCGCACCTGCTCCGGGACGGGGAGGGGGTCTCGCTGCCCCGGGCCATGGAGGCGGCCGGATACGACCCGGACGCCATCGGCCCCGACCCCGAACGGCTCTCCCGCATCGGCGCCTTCGTCGAGCTCCACGTGGAGCAGGGGCGCGCCCTGGACGTCGACGGCCACCCGGTCGGCGTCGCCTCGGCCATCTGGCCGCACGGGCGCTGGCGGTTCGACTTCCGGGGCGAGGCCAACCACGCGGGTACCACCCGGCTCGCCGATCGCCGCGACCCGATGCTCACGTACGCCGAGACCGTGCTCGCGGCCCGGCGTGAGGCGGAACTCGCCGGGGGAGTCGCGACCTTCGGCAAGATCGCCGTCGAGCCCAACGGGGTCAACGCGATCCCGTCCCTCGTGCGGGGCTGGCTCGACTCGCGGGCCGCCGACCAGGCCACCCTCGACGCCGTGGTCGGCGGGATCGAGCGCGCCGCCCGGGAGCACGCCGAGCGGGCCGGCATCGACCTCGACGTCGTACGGGAATCCTTCACGCCCGTCGTGGAGTTCCAGCACGCCCTGCGGGACGAGATCTGCCGGATCCTCGGGAAGCGCGGCCCGGACGACACGGGGCGCGCCGTGCCCGTGCTGGGCACCGGGGCGGGACACGATGCGGGTATTTTGTCCGCTTCCGTGCCGACCGCCATGCTGTTCGTACGGAACCCCACCGGGATCTCGCACTCGCCGGCCGAACACGCCCGTGAGGACGACTGCGTGGCCGGGGTGAACGCACTCGCCGACGTACTGGAAGGTCTCGCGTGCAACTGACAACCCGACCGGCGGGCACGCCGGTCACCGCCACCTACTGGATGTCCCACGCCTGGCTCGGCACCCATGTCGAGCCGGGCGTCGCCCTGGACGTGGCCGGGGGGCGCATCGCCGGCGTGCGCACGGGCGTCGAGCTGCCACCGCCCGGCGCCGTCGCCCTGCGCGGCCTGACGCTCCCCGGACTGGCCAACACGCACTCGCACGCCTTCCACCGGGCTCTGCGCTCCACCGTCCAGGTGGGCTCGGGCACCTTCTGGACGTGGCGTGACCTGATGTACCGGGCGGCCTCGCGGCTGACCCCCGACACCTACTACGACCTGGCCCGGGCGACCTACGCCGAGATGGCGCTGGCCGGAATCACCGCCGTCGGCGAATTCCACTATCTGCACCACGCGCCGGGCGGCACGCCGTACGACAATCCGAACGCGATGGGTGAGGCGCTCATCGCGGCGGCGGCCGGAGCGGGTATCCGCATCACCCTGCTGGACACCGCCTATCTCGCCGCCGGCTTCGGCCAGAAGCCCACCCGCCACCAGCTGCGCTTCTCCGACACCACCGCCGACGCCTGGGCCGAGCGCGCCTCCCTCCTCAAGGGCGACGACGGCCAGACGCTGATCGGCGCCGCCATCCACTCCGTGCGCGCGGTTCCGGCCGGTGAGCTGGCCACCGTCACGCGATGGGCCCAGGAGCGTGAGGCCCCGCTCCATGTGCACCTGTCCGAGCAGACCGCGGAGAACGACGCCTGTATCGCCGCGCACGGGCGCACCCCCACCCGGCTCCTCGCGGACCACGGCGTGCTCGGGCCGCGCACCACCGGCATCCACAACACGCACCTCACGGCCGAGGACATCGAGCTGCTGGGCTCCTCCCGGACCGGTACCTGCATGTGTCCCACCACCGAACGCGATCTGGCCGACGGCATCGGCCCGGCCGCCGCCCTTCAGCGTGCGGGCTCCCCGCTCTCGCTGGGCAGTGACAGCCACGCGGTGATCGACCTCTTCGAAGAGGCCCGGGCGATGGAGCTCGACGAGCGGCTCCGCACCCACGCCCGGGGGCACTGGACCGCGGCCGCCCTCCTCAGGGCCGCGTCCGCCGACGGGCACGCCGCTCTCGGCCGCCCCGACGCGGGCACGCTCGAACCGGGCGCGCCGGCCGACCTGACGACCGTCGCGCTGGACTCCGTCCGAACAGCGGGGCCGGCGCCCCGGCTCGCAGCCGAAGTGGCTGTGTTCGCCGCCTCCGCCGCGGATGTGCGGCACACCGTCGTGGCAGGCAGGCACATCGTCCGGGACGGTCACCACACGCTGGTCGAGGACGTGCCGCAGGCGCTCACCTCGGCCATCGCCGCCCTGCACGCCTGACACACCCGTATGCCGGATCGCCCGCCCTGTGCACCCGGTCCGCCCCGCGCGCCGGACGATCCGGCCGACAGCCGACAGCCGACAGCCGACAGCCGACAGCCGACAGCCGACAGCCGACAGCCGACAGCCGACAGCGACACCCGCGACGAAAGGTGCGCCCAGATGACGACGACCGCCGTCACCAACATCGCCGGACTGGTCACCAACGACCCCTCCCTCGGCAACGGAAGTCCCCTGGGCCTGATCCGTGACGCGGCCGTCGTCATCGAGGGCGACCGCATCGTCTGGGTAGGTGAGTCCGGCAGAGCACCCGCCACCGACGACATCGTCGACGCGGGCGGCCGCGCCATGATCCCCGGCTTCGTCGACTCGCACTCCCACCTGGTGTTCGCGGGTGACCGCACCGACGAGTTCAACGCCCGCATGTCCGGCCGCCCCTACTCCGCGGGTGGGATCCGCACGACCGTGTCCGCCACCCGCGCCGCCTCCGACGAGGAACTGTCCGCCAACGTCGCCCGTTACCTCGCAGAGGCGCTGCGGCAGGGCACCACCACGCTGGAGACCAAGTCCGGCTACGGCCTCACCGTCGAGGACGAGGCCCGCTCCCTGCGCATCGCCGCCGGCCACACGGACGAGGTGACCTACCTCGGCGCCCACATCGTCTCCCCCGACTACGCCGACGACCCCGCCGGTTACGTCGACCTGGTAGCGGGACCGATGCTGGACGCCTGCGCCCCGTACGCCCGCTGGATCGACGTCTTCTGCGAGCGGGGCGCCTTCGACGGGGACCAGGCACGGACGATCCTGACCGCGGGTCTGGCCAGGGGGCTGCACCCCCGTGTCCACGCCAACCAGCTCGGCCACGGCCCGGGGGTCCAGCTCGCCGTGGAACTCGGCGCGGCGTCCGCCGACCACTGCACCTACCTCACGGATGCCGACCTGGA from Streptomyces sp. B1I3 includes:
- a CDS encoding allantoate amidohydrolase; this translates as MWRGLAPIGRHAASGGYRRHAWTGADLECRAWFRAQAESRGLVHETDRNGNQWAWLGDPLAGDAVVTGSHLDSVPDGGAFDGPLGVVSAFAALDELRRRGAEFVKPFAITNFGDEEGARFGLACVGSRLAAGQLTAQKAHLLRDGEGVSLPRAMEAAGYDPDAIGPDPERLSRIGAFVELHVEQGRALDVDGHPVGVASAIWPHGRWRFDFRGEANHAGTTRLADRRDPMLTYAETVLAARREAELAGGVATFGKIAVEPNGVNAIPSLVRGWLDSRAADQATLDAVVGGIERAAREHAERAGIDLDVVRESFTPVVEFQHALRDEICRILGKRGPDDTGRAVPVLGTGAGHDAGILSASVPTAMLFVRNPTGISHSPAEHAREDDCVAGVNALADVLEGLACN
- a CDS encoding formimidoylglutamate deiminase, encoding MQLTTRPAGTPVTATYWMSHAWLGTHVEPGVALDVAGGRIAGVRTGVELPPPGAVALRGLTLPGLANTHSHAFHRALRSTVQVGSGTFWTWRDLMYRAASRLTPDTYYDLARATYAEMALAGITAVGEFHYLHHAPGGTPYDNPNAMGEALIAAAAGAGIRITLLDTAYLAAGFGQKPTRHQLRFSDTTADAWAERASLLKGDDGQTLIGAAIHSVRAVPAGELATVTRWAQEREAPLHVHLSEQTAENDACIAAHGRTPTRLLADHGVLGPRTTGIHNTHLTAEDIELLGSSRTGTCMCPTTERDLADGIGPAAALQRAGSPLSLGSDSHAVIDLFEEARAMELDERLRTHARGHWTAAALLRAASADGHAALGRPDAGTLEPGAPADLTTVALDSVRTAGPAPRLAAEVAVFAASAADVRHTVVAGRHIVRDGHHTLVEDVPQALTSAIAALHA
- the hutI gene encoding imidazolonepropionase, whose product is MTTTAVTNIAGLVTNDPSLGNGSPLGLIRDAAVVIEGDRIVWVGESGRAPATDDIVDAGGRAMIPGFVDSHSHLVFAGDRTDEFNARMSGRPYSAGGIRTTVSATRAASDEELSANVARYLAEALRQGTTTLETKSGYGLTVEDEARSLRIAAGHTDEVTYLGAHIVSPDYADDPAGYVDLVAGPMLDACAPYARWIDVFCERGAFDGDQARTILTAGLARGLHPRVHANQLGHGPGVQLAVELGAASADHCTYLTDADLDALGQGGTVATLLPGAEFSTRADWPDARRILDAGATVALSTDCNPGSSFTSSMPFCLALAVRDMGMTPDEALWSATAGGAAALRRTDVGRVAPGARADLVLLDAPSHVHLAYRPGVPLVHTVWRGGERVAGAR